From one Streptomyces sp. SCSIO 30461 genomic stretch:
- a CDS encoding TIGR02452 family protein, translating into MSARLRGIAKQTQEIVGAGCYRAPGGQWVTIGGELSAAVEGTRMYGPGPVPVVPDTDRSSVCEVTGESSLDAARRLTARAPGPVAVLSFASARNPGGGFLNGAQAQEEALCRASALHSTLLRVPDFYSHHRADRSPFYSDRVIHSPAVPVFRDERGRLLGTPYMVGFLSSAAPNAGVILSRTPGDAARIPAALASRAERVLETAAAAGYRRLVLGAWGCGVFRNDPGQVAGAFRALLHGGGRFSGHFEEIVYAVLDRSERKRTLGVFRAAFSGAPGPEAGRSPS; encoded by the coding sequence ATGAGTGCACGTCTGCGGGGGATCGCGAAACAGACTCAGGAGATCGTCGGAGCAGGTTGCTACCGGGCGCCGGGCGGCCAGTGGGTGACGATCGGCGGAGAATTGTCCGCGGCTGTCGAAGGAACTCGGATGTACGGGCCCGGACCCGTGCCGGTGGTGCCCGACACGGACCGTTCCAGCGTATGCGAGGTCACCGGAGAGAGCAGCCTGGACGCTGCCCGTCGCCTCACCGCGCGGGCGCCGGGCCCGGTGGCGGTGCTCAGCTTCGCGTCGGCCCGAAATCCGGGCGGAGGCTTCCTCAACGGGGCGCAGGCCCAAGAGGAAGCGCTCTGCCGTGCGTCCGCGCTCCACAGCACGCTGCTGCGGGTCCCGGACTTCTACTCCCATCATCGCGCGGATCGGAGTCCCTTCTACTCCGACCGGGTGATCCACTCGCCCGCGGTCCCCGTCTTCCGCGACGAACGCGGCCGGTTGCTGGGCACGCCGTACATGGTCGGTTTCCTCAGCTCCGCCGCACCGAACGCCGGCGTCATCCTCAGTCGTACGCCCGGCGACGCCGCCCGCATACCGGCCGCGCTGGCGTCCCGGGCCGAGCGGGTGCTGGAGACGGCCGCGGCAGCGGGCTACCGGCGGCTGGTGCTCGGGGCGTGGGGATGCGGGGTGTTCCGCAACGACCCGGGGCAGGTGGCGGGAGCCTTCCGCGCACTGCTTCACGGCGGCGGGCGGTTCTCCGGGCACTTCGAGGAGATCGTGTACGCGGTGCTGGACCGCTCCGAGCGGAAGCGGACCCTGGGCGTGTTCAGGGCGGCGTTCTCCGGTGCCCCGGGTCCCGAGGCGGGCCGGTCCCCCTCCTGA
- the egtA gene encoding ergothioneine biosynthesis glutamate--cysteine ligase EgtA: MVARVADDPLPGEDAAEELLRCICFKTGPPRAVGVELEWLVHDPHRPDRPVASSRLEQAYADVRELPLRAALTFEPGGQLELSSQPAPSLMECLDTMAADLDSVRTALRAYGLALSGHGHDPWNPPRRLLRAPRYDAMEKYLDRTGPAGRSMMCSSASVQVCLDAGFEEPGPLGLGRRWQLAHLLGAVLVAAFANSPAGKGRLTGLRSTRQALWADLDPRRVLAPEPGAPPRGAWAAHVLDTPVMCVRAPEGPWAAPDELTFREWIRTGKPRPPTHEDLEYHMTTLFPPVRPRGHLELRMIDAQPGENGWQVPVAVTTALFDDPEAAEIAYRTVKPLAEIAGTLRAPRNPLWTAAARAGLSDPELHGAAVSCFTVALEALPRLGASPAVQEAVAVFFDRYVLPGRCPADDFTFPDDRRGDAHRNAMLHDKEIHS, translated from the coding sequence ATGGTCGCACGTGTTGCCGATGATCCGCTGCCCGGCGAGGACGCCGCCGAAGAGCTGCTGCGCTGCATCTGCTTCAAGACCGGCCCGCCCCGGGCCGTCGGGGTCGAGCTCGAATGGCTCGTACACGACCCGCACCGGCCCGACCGGCCCGTTGCGTCATCGCGACTGGAGCAGGCGTACGCGGACGTGCGGGAGCTCCCGCTCCGCGCGGCGCTGACCTTCGAACCCGGTGGGCAGCTCGAGCTCAGCTCGCAGCCCGCCCCGTCGCTGATGGAGTGCCTCGACACCATGGCGGCCGATCTGGACTCCGTGCGCACCGCTTTGCGGGCGTACGGGCTCGCTCTCAGCGGCCACGGCCACGACCCGTGGAATCCCCCGCGCAGACTCCTTCGAGCGCCGCGCTACGACGCGATGGAGAAGTACCTCGACCGGACCGGACCCGCCGGACGCTCGATGATGTGCTCGTCCGCATCCGTGCAGGTGTGTCTGGACGCGGGCTTCGAGGAACCGGGTCCGCTGGGCCTCGGCAGGCGCTGGCAGCTGGCGCACCTCCTGGGCGCGGTCCTGGTGGCCGCGTTCGCCAACTCCCCCGCCGGGAAAGGCCGCCTGACCGGCCTGCGGTCCACCCGGCAGGCCCTGTGGGCGGATCTGGACCCGCGCAGGGTGCTCGCGCCCGAGCCCGGCGCACCGCCCCGCGGAGCGTGGGCGGCACATGTGCTGGACACACCGGTGATGTGCGTCAGGGCTCCCGAAGGACCGTGGGCGGCACCCGATGAACTGACCTTCCGTGAGTGGATTAGGACCGGGAAACCGAGACCGCCTACGCACGAAGACCTCGAATACCACATGACCACGCTGTTTCCCCCCGTGCGCCCGCGCGGCCATCTCGAACTGCGCATGATCGACGCGCAGCCGGGCGAGAACGGCTGGCAGGTCCCGGTCGCGGTCACCACCGCTCTGTTCGACGACCCCGAGGCCGCGGAGATCGCCTACCGAACGGTCAAGCCGCTCGCCGAGATCGCGGGGACCCTGCGCGCGCCGCGCAACCCCCTGTGGACCGCCGCCGCCCGTGCCGGGCTCAGCGACCCCGAACTGCACGGCGCCGCCGTCAGCTGCTTCACCGTGGCGCTGGAGGCACTGCCCAGGCTGGGGGCGTCCCCGGCCGTACAAGAAGCGGTCGCGGTGTTCTTCGACCGCTATGTGCTGCCCGGCCGCTGTCCGGCCGACGACTTCACGTTCCCCGACGACCGGCGCGGAGACGCGCACCGGAACGCCATGCTCCACGACAAGGAGATCCACTCATGA
- the egtB gene encoding ergothioneine biosynthesis protein EgtB translates to MNESPVATDEELLRQRALDALTAARARTVLLTGCVDDHELTAQHSPLMSPLVWDLAHIGNQEEQWLLRAVAGREAIRPDIDPVYDAFEHPRAVRPSLPLLSPAESRAYASDIRCRVLDVLEKHPLRGGPLVDSAFAFGMIAQHEQQHDETMLITHQLRSGSAALEAPDPPAGGVSGLPSEVLVPAGPFAMGTSTEPWALDNERPAHSRELPSYYLDTVPVTNGAFEAFIDAGGYTDERWWADEGWAQIRKHGIEAPLFWRREAGQWLRRRFGVTEPVPADEPVLHVSWFEADAYARWAGRRLPTEAEWEKAARHDPVSGRSRRYPWGDTDPTPDQANLGQRHLRPAPAGAYPEGASPLGVRQLIGDVWEWTASDFLPYPGFTAFPYREYSEVFFGGDHKVLRGGSFAVDPVACRGTFRNWDLPVRRQIFAGFRTARDA, encoded by the coding sequence ATGAACGAGTCCCCGGTGGCGACCGACGAGGAGTTGCTCAGGCAGCGCGCCCTGGACGCGCTGACCGCCGCCCGGGCCCGCACCGTCCTCCTCACGGGCTGCGTGGACGACCACGAGCTCACCGCACAGCACTCGCCGCTGATGTCGCCGCTGGTCTGGGATCTGGCACATATCGGCAACCAGGAGGAGCAGTGGCTGCTGCGGGCCGTCGCCGGACGCGAGGCGATCCGTCCCGACATCGACCCGGTGTACGACGCCTTCGAGCACCCACGCGCCGTACGGCCCTCACTGCCGCTGCTCTCCCCCGCCGAGTCCCGTGCCTACGCCTCCGACATCCGATGCCGGGTGCTCGACGTCCTGGAAAAGCATCCGCTGCGCGGCGGACCGCTGGTGGACTCCGCTTTCGCCTTCGGCATGATCGCCCAGCACGAACAGCAGCACGACGAGACGATGCTGATCACCCATCAGCTGCGCTCCGGATCCGCCGCGCTGGAAGCACCCGATCCACCCGCCGGCGGAGTGTCCGGGCTTCCGTCCGAAGTGCTGGTCCCCGCAGGCCCGTTCGCCATGGGCACCTCCACGGAGCCCTGGGCGCTGGACAACGAGCGGCCCGCGCACTCACGCGAGCTCCCGTCGTACTACCTCGACACCGTCCCCGTCACCAACGGCGCCTTCGAGGCTTTCATCGACGCGGGCGGCTACACGGACGAGCGGTGGTGGGCGGACGAGGGCTGGGCCCAGATCCGCAAGCACGGCATCGAGGCGCCGCTGTTCTGGCGGCGCGAGGCCGGCCAGTGGCTGCGCCGCAGGTTCGGGGTGACCGAACCCGTGCCGGCCGACGAGCCCGTACTGCACGTCAGCTGGTTCGAGGCGGACGCCTACGCCCGCTGGGCGGGGCGGCGGTTGCCGACGGAGGCGGAGTGGGAGAAGGCGGCACGGCACGATCCCGTGTCCGGGCGATCCCGGCGCTATCCCTGGGGCGACACCGACCCAACGCCCGACCAGGCCAATCTCGGGCAGCGCCATCTGCGTCCCGCCCCCGCAGGCGCGTATCCGGAGGGCGCCTCACCGCTCGGTGTGCGGCAGCTCATCGGCGACGTCTGGGAATGGACGGCCAGCGACTTCCTCCCCTATCCCGGGTTCACGGCGTTCCCGTACCGGGAGTACTCGGAGGTGTTCTTCGGCGGCGACCACAAGGTACTGCGGGGCGGCTCGTTCGCCGTGGACCCGGTGGCCTGCCGCGGTACGTTCCGCAACTGGGACCTGCCGGTGCGCCGGCAGATCTTCGCCGGTTTCCGCACGGCGCGGGACGCCTGA
- a CDS encoding helix-turn-helix domain-containing protein, which translates to MSSEQRERVLDPERDAAAVKALTHPLRIRLLGLLRQYGPATASELGVRTGESSASTSYHLRVLAKYAFIAEAAHRDGRERRWRAVHELTSWSNEAMAATDETRAFVSASRRAQLVHLERSFTQYDDDAAAGRLGAEWAEPAGMTDLLYRLTPESLTELWESFERAVRALAERDEGDPRAEQVAVFWAGLPLAGQVSAPAGPSAALSSSPEPTGSAPSTSSDGADGSDGADEHATGTAGEVR; encoded by the coding sequence GTGTCCAGTGAACAGCGTGAACGCGTCCTCGATCCCGAGCGCGACGCGGCGGCCGTGAAGGCCCTGACCCATCCTCTGCGCATCAGGCTGCTGGGGCTGCTGCGGCAGTACGGCCCCGCGACCGCCAGCGAACTCGGTGTCCGCACCGGCGAGTCATCCGCTTCGACCAGCTACCACCTCCGTGTGCTGGCCAAGTACGCCTTCATCGCCGAGGCCGCCCACCGTGACGGACGCGAGCGCCGCTGGCGTGCTGTCCACGAGCTGACGTCCTGGAGCAACGAGGCCATGGCCGCGACCGACGAGACGCGGGCCTTTGTCTCCGCGAGCCGCCGGGCCCAACTGGTCCACCTGGAGAGGTCTTTCACCCAGTACGACGACGACGCGGCGGCCGGGCGCCTGGGGGCGGAATGGGCCGAGCCCGCAGGCATGACCGATCTGCTGTACCGCCTCACGCCCGAGTCGCTGACGGAGCTGTGGGAGTCGTTCGAGCGTGCGGTGCGCGCGTTGGCGGAGCGGGACGAGGGCGATCCGCGTGCCGAGCAGGTCGCGGTGTTCTGGGCCGGGCTGCCGCTCGCCGGTCAGGTCTCCGCTCCTGCCGGCCCTTCCGCGGCTCTCTCCTCAAGCCCCGAGCCGACCGGATCCGCTCCGTCCACCTCGTCCGACGGGGCCGACGGTTCCGATGGGGCGGACGAGCATGCCACGGGCACAGCCGGGGAGGTGCGGTGA